One Chiloscyllium plagiosum isolate BGI_BamShark_2017 chromosome 12, ASM401019v2, whole genome shotgun sequence DNA window includes the following coding sequences:
- the mrpl18 gene encoding 39S ribosomal protein L18, mitochondrial translates to MAAVVALGLQLERAAAVAAARTGRRLISASAEASIAPDTRENETVSPRFVNRNPRNLERLALARKDNGWQSTWPRRSYWHRLRFRKSQKHVTACVEAASSQGEVVISASTQEWSIKKHLYSTRDVTAAETVGRVLAQRCLEAGIGYLQFRAIPWEYRAESVQRFRSALKDSGLILSEPRRVYQSTHANLGTKVRWGKGIATSSFRFLNKAKDSV, encoded by the exons ATGGCGGCGGTGGTGGCGCTCGGGTTGCAGCTGGAGCGAGCGGCGGCGGTGGCGGCGGCTCGAACAG GTCGGCGGTTGATCTCGGCCTCGGCTGAAGCCTCGATAGCCCCGGACACGCGAGAGAACGAGACGGTCTCGCCGCGATTTGTGAACCGCAACCCCCGGAACCTGGAGCGCCTGGCGCTGGCGAGGAAGGACAACGGCTGGCAGAGCACCTGGCCGAGGCGCAGCTACTGGCACCG GTTGCGTTTCAGGAAGAGCCAGAAGCACGTCACAGCCTGTGTGGAGGCAGCAAGCAGTCAGGGCGAGGTGGTCATCTCAGCTTCGACCCAAGAGTGGTCCATCAAGAAGCACCTATACAGCACCCGGGACGTCACTGCAGCTGAGACTGTGGGCCGTGTGCTAGCTCAACGCTGCCTTGAGGCCGGGATCGGCTACCTCCAATTCCGGGCTATCCCCTGGGAATACCGGGCAGAGTCG GTCCAGCGATTCCGCTCTGCGCTAAAAGACAGTGGGCTGATCCTCAGCGAACCACGGAGAGTGTACCAGTCGACGCATGCGAATTTGGGAACGAAGGTGAGATGGGGCAAAGGCATCGCAACAAGTTCCTTTCGATTTCTAAATAAAGCAAAAGATTCTGTCTGA